The Fimbriimonadaceae bacterium genome contains the following window.
GGACTACTTCTGGCAGGAGTCCCAATCGGCCCTCGGACCCCGGGCGGGTGACCGCTTTGTCGCCATCACCGACCCAGGTAGCCAGATGGAACAAGAAAGCTCCGCGAGAGGCTACCGCCGTGTCTTCCTTGGCGTGCCCGAGATCGGGGGCCGGTACAGTGTCCTTTCCGTCTTCGGCTTGGTCACGGCGGCCCTCATGGGGATCGACGTGGTCGCCATGCTCAAAACCGCCGAGAACCTCGGCCCAGACAGCGGCCTGGCCACCGCCGACCACGAGGGCGTTGTCCTGGGCGCGACCCTCGGTGCCCTTGGAGTCCAAGGCCGGGACAAAATCACGTTCTTCACCAGCGACCGCTTGTCCGCTTTTGGGCTCTGGGCCGAACAGTTGATCGCCGAGAGCACCGGCAAGCAAGGCAAAGGTGTCTTGCCTCTGGCCCAAGAACCTTACGGCGCCGCCGACTCGTATTCGTCCGACCGGGTCTTCGTCGTCTTGGCCGACGACACGCCGAGTGCGGTCGAGGCCGAAAAGATGGGGCAGAGCCTGGCCGCCACCGGAGCCCCGGTGCTTTTCCGCACCGTCGCCGACACGACCGCCCTGGGACGCGAGTTCATCGCCTGGGAGGTCGCCACTGCCGTCATCGGTTCGGTACTCCGGCTCAATCCGTTTGACCAGCCTAACGTGCAGGAGGCCAAGGACATGGCCAAGCACAAGCTGGCGGAAGTCCAGGTCAACGGGGCGGTCGGATTCGGCACCGCCGACTGCACGAAGGGCGACGTGCGGGCGTTCGGCAGTCCCGGCTCGTTTGACTCCCTGCTCCGTCGCTTCCTTGCCCAACACAAGCCCGGCGACCAAGTCGCCCTCCTCGCGTTCCTCACCGAGTCGGACGCCACGACGGCGGCGCTCCAAGGCCTCCGGCTCTCGGTCCGAGACGGCCTCAAAGTCGCCACGTCCATGGGATACGGCCCCCGCTACCTCCACTCGACCGGCCAGTTCCACAAGGGCGGGCCCAACAACGGCCTCTTCATTGTCCTGACCGGGGGGGACACTTCGGACACCCCGGTGCCCGGTCTGGGGGTGGGGTTCAAGGACCTCAAAAACGCCCAGGCCGCCGGCGACGTGGAGGCCCTCCGGGCAAAGGGACGCCGTGTGCTCCATGTCGACCTCGGGCCCGACGTCCTCGCCGGGCTCAAGGTCCTCGCCGAGACCTTGTAAGAGGACTAGCCGCCACCCAGGAGGTCGCGGAGGCTGATCGCTCCGCCACCTCCCAGGCTTTCCTTCGCACCGACGGCCCGCTCGATCCGTGCCAGGCACTCGTCATAGTGGAGCTTGGTCGGCCCCTTCGCCTTGCCGTCGGCAGCCTTGATCCGCCGGGCGATCTCTCTGAGCTCGGCCCATGAGATCGAGCGCACTTCTTCCGGCCCGGTACCCCGCCCCAAGGCGTTGTCGATCACGGTCTGCAGGTGGGTGCGCTGAAGTTGGCGGCGCATCGGGTTCACGTCGGTCCCCGTCGCCGTCTCCGCCCAGACGCTCTGCAGGGTGGAGTCGTAGAGTTCGGCGAGGGTCAGCGTCGTGGAGGCGTCCTTGGCCTTGAACTCCTGCTCCATGACCCGGGTCGCCGTCCCCGCCCCCAGAACGGTCCGAAGGACCAGTCGCTGCACCAGCATATAGCGCGAGACCACCGGGAAGAACTCACCGGCATTGGCCATGCCGGCCTCTTCGGTCATCTCGGGGTTCGCCTGGAAGTAGCTGTAGAGGTCCTTGGGAAAGTCGAACGCTTCGGGACCGAGGAAGTACCGGTTGATCGTCGCCAGCGCTTTGCGCTGGGTCGCCGCGTCGACCGGGCGGATCGGCGGGCGCCCGTGGTCGTCTCCCTTCTTCGACGACGACTTGACCACACCCCCGATGAACCGCGTCAGCTCTGAGGCCGACGAGATGTATTGGTTCAAGTAGGCGAAGTACCGTCGCGTCAGGTCGAAGTAGCTGTTGCCTTGGCGCGGTGCCTTGTCCTTAAGGTCGAAGGTGAGCCGGTGGAGCAGGCCCGCATAGCCCGCCCAGTAGTCGGCGGGGTCCTTGCCCAAGTCGAACCGGGTGACGTCGGGGTCGACGCCGTCGGCAAACTCGTCGCTCAGGTAGACCTTGCCAGGCTGGCCGGTCTCGGAGGCGATGTGTTCCAGGAACCCTTTGTCGTCGGCGGCCCGGGCCGTACCGAAGTCGGTGTACCCGTACCGCACCGCCCACTCGTCGTAGACCCCGGGCTTGGCCACATAGAACGGCGTCCCTTTACTCGTGATCGCCGCCAGGTTGAACGGGAGGTAGTCCATGACCGAACTGGCCGCACCGTTCTCCGCCACCTTGGCCGCGTCGCCGAGTTCGGCGAGAGAGTAGGTCGTCGACGCGGCGAAGTTGTGCCGCAGGCCCAAGATGTGGCCGAACTCGTGGGCCACGGTGTGGCGCAGGGACTGCCGGACGTACTCTTGGTCGTCGATGACGCCCAGGTCTTCGGCCGCGAGCATGCCGACGGCGCGCACCATCGCGCCTTGCGGCCCGATCTCGCACCGGTTGCGGGCGAGAGGCGACCGTTTGCCGGGTTCGAGACGGGCGAACAGCGCCTCAGGGCTCACGAGGTATTGCTTTTCGAGCGTCGTACCCCTCGTCATGTTCGCGTCGACGACGATCTGGGCATTGAGGATCTGCCCCGTCAGCGGGTTGACGCGGGGATGCGAGACGGCATAGGCGTCGTCGGGCGAGGTGACCCAGCGGATGACGTTGTAGCGGACGTCGGACGGGTCCCAGTCCGCGTCGTCCGGCATTTGTTCGACCCTGACCGCGTTCTTGAACCCGGCCTTCTCCAGAGCCGGGTTCCAACTGAGGATCCCTTCACGCACCACTTGCCGGTACTCGACGGGGACGTCGTTGGATATCCAAAACACGATGGGTTGGACCGGTTCGCTCACCGCCGCCTTCGGGTCCTTCTTGCGCAGGTCCCATCGGACGATCAGCTTCTTTTCCCGGTCCAGCCTCGTGTCGTTCGAATAGTCGTCGTAGTCGGCGGTGAAGTAGCCGATCCTTTGGTCGTACTGCCGAGGGCGGTAGCCGTTGTCGACGGGCAATGGGGCCAGGCTGAACTCGACGGCCGCGATGGTGCCATGGGGATCAGCCAGGGTCGATGCCGCACCCGGCTGGGCCGCCGCCTGGGGCCCCCGCCCACTGATGAAGCTGTAGACCGTCCGGACGGCGAGGTTGCCGGGCAAGGCCTTGATCGAGGCGACGTAGGTCTTTTCACGGTCCAGGACAAACGGGCCGCCCGCCGGCCCGCCGAACATCGGCGGCCCCATCAGTTGCGCGGCGACCTGGCCGATGTCACTCAAAAAGAAGTTGCTGACATCGATGAGGAGGCTCTTACGCTCGGGGTTGTGCGCCTCAATCGAGAACGAGTCGAGGTTCGTGTCGGCAAACGACCGCTTGAGCGCCCGTGCCATCGGGGTGTCGGCGTTCGTCCGGAACCGGGTGTTCGGTACCGTCATGAACAGCTTCTCCGTCGGGGACTTGCGGAACTCAAAGACGAGGTCGGCCAGCGGGTCACCGGCGGTCAACCGGCCGTCGCCAGTGCCAGTTGCAGCGGTGGCCTGAAGCAGTAACGGCTTCCCCAGTTGGTCTTCCTTGATCTCCAGATACGCCTTCGTGCGCCCGTCCTTCGTCTGCCGGTAGACGGTGAAGACCCCTTCGGTCTTCTCAAACCCCTTGACCTTGGCGTCAAAGGCGTCGCTGGTCGGTTTGGCGGGTTCCGCCGGTTTGGTGGGGGCGGTCTGGCTCGGCGCCCCGGCCATCAGAGTGCCCGACTGACG
Protein-coding sequences here:
- a CDS encoding zinc-dependent metalloprotease; this translates as MAPASRLRASAHLAALALATAVVAYPTGATRHDDKVVLRVKGTVGQTATYKSEWSMTLQAGEGKVVVTTAEESSVKVKEVGADGSVTTEHKTTSSVTSINGAQQPAEEPKGMTTIKQSPNGVVLSYEDSEADADDPNKDLNIRLSQAGTVAFSDKAVGVGDKWTMTFAADKAHDKRAAKGDYEIVGTEDVRGAKCFKVKYSYTETEGSPQLRQSGTAWVEIASGDTLQDEFKISGLVIKNDDGDLAGEAAGRSGRQSGTLMAGAPSQTAPTKPAEPAKPTSDAFDAKVKGFEKTEGVFTVYRQTKDGRTKAYLEIKEDQLGKPLLLQATAATGTGDGRLTAGDPLADLVFEFRKSPTEKLFMTVPNTRFRTNADTPMARALKRSFADTNLDSFSIEAHNPERKSLLIDVSNFFLSDIGQVAAQLMGPPMFGGPAGGPFVLDREKTYVASIKALPGNLAVRTVYSFISGRGPQAAAQPGAASTLADPHGTIAAVEFSLAPLPVDNGYRPRQYDQRIGYFTADYDDYSNDTRLDREKKLIVRWDLRKKDPKAAVSEPVQPIVFWISNDVPVEYRQVVREGILSWNPALEKAGFKNAVRVEQMPDDADWDPSDVRYNVIRWVTSPDDAYAVSHPRVNPLTGQILNAQIVVDANMTRGTTLEKQYLVSPEALFARLEPGKRSPLARNRCEIGPQGAMVRAVGMLAAEDLGVIDDQEYVRQSLRHTVAHEFGHILGLRHNFAASTTYSLAELGDAAKVAENGAASSVMDYLPFNLAAITSKGTPFYVAKPGVYDEWAVRYGYTDFGTARAADDKGFLEHIASETGQPGKVYLSDEFADGVDPDVTRFDLGKDPADYWAGYAGLLHRLTFDLKDKAPRQGNSYFDLTRRYFAYLNQYISSASELTRFIGGVVKSSSKKGDDHGRPPIRPVDAATQRKALATINRYFLGPEAFDFPKDLYSYFQANPEMTEEAGMANAGEFFPVVSRYMLVQRLVLRTVLGAGTATRVMEQEFKAKDASTTLTLAELYDSTLQSVWAETATGTDVNPMRRQLQRTHLQTVIDNALGRGTGPEEVRSISWAELREIARRIKAADGKAKGPTKLHYDECLARIERAVGAKESLGGGGAISLRDLLGGG